In the Lampris incognitus isolate fLamInc1 chromosome 11, fLamInc1.hap2, whole genome shotgun sequence genome, one interval contains:
- the LOC130120331 gene encoding zona pellucida-like domain-containing protein 1, producing MDLQVFLLLATMVATSSQLSLSDCGPHLRRPQVTDISVECGTDSIDLAIEICPVIYTGYNESLLILNHILDSPCRAYVDETANPPMARFTFPLNTTHACGSNFRTTSAPGTGIFSDFSNIQSVNISGVVRSSDPTTGTITYNAELKYYYSCAYPLEYLINNTQVDVSASSIAIKDNNGSFISTLTLKLFSDANYTRPLVMPRLGIELRTDVYVEVSATNLTGQYHVLLDRCYASISPLPNNSSFFNLFVPCSKDQLTTMIENGDSQSARFYFPAFRFIEQQNETVSTYFLHCITRLCEISTCSTFKQCNNRKRRSAREATATGVTDVHTITSPKIVTKAENISSKEKPLAKGEKSDSAIGLGVAVGVLAFVGLIAFCVAAVFYKRLKN from the coding sequence ATGGATTTACAGGTGTTTTTACTTTTAGCTACCATGGTAGCAACAAGTAGTCAGCTATCACTGAGTGACTGTGGACCACACTTAAGACGTCCGCAAGTCACTGATATCTCAGTAGAATGTGGCACTGACTCCATTGATTTGGCAATTGAAATCTGTCCAGTCATCTACACCGGCTATAATGAGTCGTTGCTGATCCTGAACCACATTTTGGATTCACCCTGCAGGGCATACGTGGATGAGACCGCAAACCCACCGATGGCCAGATTCACTTTCCCCCTTAATACGACCCACGCCTGTGGAAGCAACTTCAGAACCACAAGCGCTCCTGGCACAGGGATATTCTCGGACTTCTCCAACATTCAGTCGGTCAACATCAGCGGTGTGGTCCGCTCCAGTGACCCCACCACGGGCACCATAACTTACAATGCTGAGCTGAAGTACTACTACTCATGTGCGTACCCCTTAGAGTACCTGATCAACAACACTCAGGTCGATGTATCAGCTTCATCCATTGCAATAAAGGACAACAATGGAAGCTTCATCAGCACTCTGACCCTGAAGCTGTTCAGCGACGCCAACTATACTAGACCCCTGGTCATGCCGAGGCTGGGAATTGAGCTGAGGACCGATGTGTACGTCGAGGTCAGTGCAACCAACCTGACAGGTCAGTACCATGTCCTGCTGGATCGCTGCTATGCCTCCATCTCCCCGCTCCCCAACAACTCCAGCTTCTTCAACCTGTTTGTGCCCTGCTCCAAGGACCAACTCACCACCATGATTGAGAACGGGGACAGCCAGAGTGCTCGGTTCTACTTCCCCGCCTTCCGCTTCATTGAGCAACAGAACGAGACTGTGTCCACCTACTTTCTTCACTGCATCACCCGGCTGTGCGAGATAAGCACCTGCAGCACCTTCAAGCAGTGCAACAATAGAAAGAGGAGGAGTGCCCGGGAGGCCACTGCGACAGGTGTGACTGATGTACACACCATCACCTCTCCAAAGATTGTCACCAAAGCCGAGAACATCAGTTCCAAAGAGAAGCCCCTAGCCAAAGGTGAAAAGAGTGATTCTGCCATTGGGCTTGGTGTTGCTGTGGGCGTCCTGGCCTTTGTGGGCCTCATTGCCTTCTGTGTTGCAGCTGTCTTTTACAAGAGGCTCAAGAACTGA